One window from the genome of Toxotes jaculatrix isolate fToxJac2 chromosome 17, fToxJac2.pri, whole genome shotgun sequence encodes:
- the marc1 gene encoding mitochondrial amidoxime-reducing component 1 has product MDLVVNALAQNKKAALLIGGAGVAVLGLGLGYKYLREPEKVVGVGVVSQLLIHPLKSGKAVSVALAECQKIGLKFGEMQDRHWLVVTEDGHMVTGRQQPRLVLVSLTCEGGQGRLNGPNMEELSFPIKQPDNPVIDCRVFGADIQGRDCGDEASHWLTRYLGAEKTFRLVHFEPQMRARRPVECAPLFSQHEKSVYADIGGVMLLSEASVKDLSSKLEKEVTVDRFRPNIVISDCEAFDEDSWEEIQIGSVRLQRVMSCGRCIFTTVDPETGIINRKEPLETLKSYRLCQPSEKHIYKSAPLFGQLHTVKKTGIIQVGDVVYKISR; this is encoded by the exons ATGGATCTGGTTGTGAACGCGTTGGCCCAGAATAAGAAAGCCGCTCTTCTGATCGGCGGAGCTGGCGTTGCAGTTCTGGGACTTGGGCTTGGATATAAATACCTGCGAGAGCCAGAAAAAGTTGTTGGTGTAGGCGTAGTGTCGCAGCTCCTTATTCACCCTCTCAAGTCTGGCAAAGCGGTGTCTGTGGCTCTCGCAGAATGCCAGAAAATCGGTTTGAAGTTTGGAGAAATGCAGGATCG acACTGGCTGGTGGTGACGGAGGACGGTCACATGGTGACGGGCAGACAGCAGCCTCGTCTGGTGTTGGTGTCTCTGACCTGCGAGGGAGGTCAAGGCCGTTTGAACGGGCCAAATATGGAGGAGCTGAGTTTCCCTATCAAACAGCCCGACAATCCCGTCATCGACTGCAG gGTGTTTGGCGCTGACATTCAGGGCCGGGATTGTGGCGACGAAGCGTCTCACTGGCTCACTCGTTATCTTGGGGCAGAGAAAACCTTTCGCTTGGTGCACTTTGAACCTCAGATGAGGGCCAGGAGGCCGGTGGAGTGCGCGCCTCTTTTCTCACAACATGAG AAATCGGTGTATGCAGATATCGGAGGTGTGATGCTGCTGTCTGAGGCATCTGTTAAGGATCTCAGCAGCAAGTTAGAGAAGGAAGTCACTGTGGACCGCTTCCGCCCGAACATCGTGATAAGTGACTGTGAGGCATTCGATGAG GATTCATGGGAAGAGATCCAGATTGGCAGCGTGCGACTTCAGCGTGTAATGTCATGTGGAAG ATGTATTTTCACCACAGTTGACCCTGAAACAGGTATAATCAACAGGAAAGAGCCTCTGGAGACACTGAAAAG CTATCGTCTGTGCCAGCCGTCTGAGAAGCACATCTACAAATCGGCTCCGTTGTTTGGACAGCTGCACACTGTGAAGAAGACGGGGATCATACAGGTCGGCGACGTGGTGTACAAGATCAGCCGTTGA